In Halorhabdus tiamatea SARL4B, a genomic segment contains:
- a CDS encoding bacterio-opsin activator domain-containing protein: MSNAGDARRILRVGDRPERGLISADALGESLDAVVVESATDFLAAVERVETDEIDCVVTDHAPAGFDGLALLESIRRSRPQLPVVVVPDVSDGAIARRAVAADATAYVPAASEDTLELVVDAIEDAVPEPVEADGQVRMPINDRTATEEQRLKERALDEAPVGITIGDATVPDKPLIYVNDSFVEMTGYDKEEAIGVNCRFLQGEETDAETTLQLREAVRDQESAALELLNYRADGSTFWNNLEISPIRDEDGNVTNFVGFQQDITERKEAEAAIRRERETLRRLLDRVEGLVSDVTEILVRADSRADIDRMTVERIGDGAEFDRAWIGRYDSPAGTITITRDSAGGIDPETVDLTDADAPAGSDAVAEALDRGEVRRFEDSTAIAPLADASGTSGADGPLAGVVIPLVYRGTTYGALAVYDRDSEAFDETERTILAALGRAIGAAVNAVVSKRTVTTDTAFEIEVALEGPTLVLSALAERLSGTLAYRSARATDDGSVRFLFRIDAADEDAVQAAADRFDAVTDVRILSRTDEDCAVEIVMEDSPFVTILSGYGGDLQDVSIDADGVDLSFRVATEQNGRAIVDDLEDAYATVTLISYREGERTDESPHAFRRAVEDDLTDRQLTALQKAYVSGFFEWPRESDGDELADSMDVVPSTYYQHLRTAEKKLARAFFDA; encoded by the coding sequence ATGAGCAACGCAGGGGACGCCCGGCGGATCCTCCGGGTCGGGGATCGACCGGAACGAGGACTAATCTCGGCGGACGCGCTCGGCGAATCGCTCGACGCAGTCGTCGTCGAGTCGGCCACGGACTTCCTCGCGGCTGTCGAGCGCGTCGAGACCGACGAGATCGACTGTGTCGTGACGGACCACGCGCCCGCAGGATTCGACGGGCTGGCACTCTTAGAGTCGATCCGCCGGAGCCGACCCCAGCTCCCGGTCGTCGTCGTCCCGGACGTCTCGGACGGAGCGATCGCCCGCCGGGCGGTGGCGGCGGACGCGACGGCCTACGTCCCGGCGGCGAGCGAAGATACGCTCGAACTCGTCGTGGACGCCATCGAGGACGCGGTCCCCGAACCGGTCGAGGCCGACGGGCAGGTCCGGATGCCGATCAACGACCGGACTGCGACCGAGGAACAGCGCCTGAAGGAGCGCGCACTCGACGAGGCCCCTGTCGGGATCACGATCGGCGATGCGACGGTCCCCGATAAACCCCTGATCTACGTCAACGACTCGTTCGTCGAGATGACGGGCTACGACAAGGAGGAGGCGATCGGCGTCAACTGCCGGTTTCTCCAGGGCGAGGAGACCGACGCGGAGACGACGCTGCAACTCCGGGAAGCCGTCCGAGACCAGGAGTCGGCCGCCCTCGAGTTGTTGAACTACCGGGCCGACGGGTCGACCTTCTGGAACAACCTCGAGATCTCGCCGATCCGCGACGAGGACGGCAACGTGACCAACTTCGTGGGTTTCCAGCAGGACATCACCGAGCGCAAGGAAGCCGAAGCAGCGATCAGACGCGAACGCGAGACCTTGCGCCGACTCCTGGACCGCGTCGAGGGACTCGTCAGCGACGTGACCGAGATCCTCGTCAGAGCCGACTCGCGGGCCGATATCGACCGGATGACCGTCGAGCGGATCGGCGACGGCGCGGAGTTCGACCGGGCGTGGATCGGGCGATACGATTCGCCCGCAGGAACGATAACGATTACCAGGGACAGTGCCGGCGGGATCGACCCGGAGACGGTCGATCTCACGGACGCCGACGCCCCGGCAGGGAGTGACGCCGTCGCGGAGGCACTGGATCGCGGCGAGGTACGACGATTCGAGGACAGTACGGCGATTGCCCCGCTCGCCGACGCCAGCGGCACGTCCGGGGCCGACGGACCGCTTGCGGGCGTCGTGATCCCGCTGGTGTACCGCGGGACGACCTACGGCGCACTCGCCGTCTACGACCGCGATTCGGAGGCCTTCGACGAGACCGAACGCACGATACTGGCCGCCCTCGGCCGGGCGATCGGCGCAGCGGTCAACGCCGTCGTGAGCAAGCGAACGGTGACGACCGATACCGCCTTCGAGATCGAAGTCGCCCTGGAAGGGCCGACGCTGGTGCTGTCGGCACTCGCCGAGCGCCTCTCCGGGACGCTGGCCTATCGGAGTGCTCGTGCGACCGACGATGGCAGCGTCCGATTCCTGTTTCGCATCGACGCGGCCGACGAGGACGCGGTCCAGGCGGCGGCCGATCGCTTCGACGCCGTCACCGACGTCCGGATCCTCTCTCGAACCGACGAGGACTGTGCCGTCGAAATCGTCATGGAGGATTCGCCCTTCGTCACGATCCTGTCTGGCTACGGCGGGGACCTTCAGGACGTCTCGATTGACGCCGACGGCGTCGATCTCTCGTTCCGTGTCGCGACCGAGCAGAACGGCCGGGCCATCGTCGACGATCTCGAGGACGCCTACGCCACAGTCACACTGATCTCATATCGCGAGGGAGAGCGCACAGACGAGAGTCCCCACGCCTTCCGGCGCGCCGTCGAAGACGACCTCACCGACCGCCAGCTCACGGCGCTCCAGAAGGCCTACGTCAGCGGCTTCTTCGAGTGGCCACGCGAGAGCGACGGCGACGAACTCGCCGATTCGATGGACGTCGTCCCGTCGACGTACTACCAGCACCTCCGAACAGCCGAGAAGAAACTCGCGAGAGCGTTCTTCGATGCCTGA
- the brz gene encoding transcriptional regulator Brz → MGIEQLSCPTCGATFEMGLPRSATVQSVTTEAREEPDDDRVKVRPNACPNGHECYVMFRF, encoded by the coding sequence ATGGGGATCGAACAGTTGTCGTGTCCGACCTGCGGGGCGACCTTCGAGATGGGACTGCCACGGAGTGCGACTGTCCAGTCCGTCACCACGGAGGCCCGCGAGGAACCCGACGACGACCGGGTGAAGGTTCGGCCCAACGCGTGCCCGAACGGTCACGAGTGCTACGTCATGTTCCGGTTCTAG
- a CDS encoding bacteriorhodopsin, protein MADLTTISLWAGTAGMFLGMLYFIATGWNVRDSRRKKFYVVTTFIAAIAFVNYLAMATGFGRLPIEVIENILGTDLGSGVPEEIYWPRYTDWILTTPLLLYDIALLAGADRNTIGTLVGLDVLMILTGVVATLSFTGGAGLEVEGVRILWWGVSTGFLLVLLYFLFSSLTARAAELSSGTQSTFKLLRNMIAVLWLVYPVWWIAGTEGLGVIGIGPETAGFAVLDVTAKVIFGIILLRSHDVLDEAAPSAS, encoded by the coding sequence ATGGCAGACCTAACCACGATATCCCTGTGGGCAGGCACGGCAGGAATGTTCCTGGGAATGCTGTACTTCATCGCGACCGGATGGAACGTACGGGATTCCCGGCGAAAGAAGTTCTACGTCGTGACGACGTTCATCGCGGCGATCGCCTTCGTCAATTACCTGGCGATGGCGACAGGCTTCGGTCGGCTGCCGATCGAGGTCATCGAGAACATCCTCGGCACGGACTTGGGCAGCGGCGTCCCCGAGGAGATCTACTGGCCGCGATACACCGACTGGATCCTGACGACGCCGCTGTTGCTGTACGACATCGCGTTGCTCGCGGGTGCTGATCGCAACACGATCGGGACGCTCGTCGGTCTGGACGTCTTGATGATCCTCACGGGCGTCGTGGCGACGCTTTCGTTCACCGGCGGAGCCGGGTTGGAAGTCGAAGGCGTCCGCATCCTCTGGTGGGGCGTCTCTACGGGCTTCCTGCTGGTGTTGCTTTACTTCCTGTTCTCGTCGCTGACGGCGAGAGCAGCGGAGTTGTCCTCGGGCACCCAGAGTACGTTCAAACTCCTCCGGAACATGATCGCGGTGCTGTGGCTGGTCTACCCGGTCTGGTGGATCGCCGGCACCGAAGGGCTGGGCGTCATCGGCATCGGTCCGGAGACGGCCGGCTTCGCGGTACTCGACGTGACTGCGAAGGTGATCTTCGGGATCATCCTGCTGCGGAGTCACGACGTCCTCGACGAGGCCGCACCCTCGGCGAGTTGA
- a CDS encoding Brp/Blh family beta-carotene 15,15'-dioxygenase, with amino-acid sequence MSLGNYQWSVLDVRSGWPGNRPIEASRTALVAIAIGFLALRAFGVELGLTLQAAIYLFGMVALNLPHGGYEHFNNIRQRGLTFQWRYVVGYLALVAGFVGLFALAPVAGLALAILVAVLKGGYGGVHVMDAETGSGHLRTPIQRHLAAFVRGGVVMAVPIVAWPGTFETFSAYMVNIFQPGGLEAVGRYFAITRPLIGLGFATLAIAHVGLGYVRRDGTRSWLVDAGETALLIVFFAVVPVVVAVGLYFPLWYSMRQVGRHVAIEDDVPEQGGVLTPFLESDDPRVIALTAWGVLIAGSIATVGVVGTIFLVANDPLGGAPLLPGAVAFWSISISIIALPHVVVGSFMDRERGIWYVP; translated from the coding sequence ATGTCTCTGGGGAACTACCAGTGGTCGGTTCTCGACGTCCGATCGGGCTGGCCGGGGAATCGACCGATCGAAGCGTCACGGACGGCGCTCGTGGCGATTGCGATCGGTTTCCTCGCGCTCCGGGCGTTCGGGGTCGAACTCGGCCTGACGCTACAGGCAGCGATCTACCTGTTCGGCATGGTCGCTCTGAACCTCCCACACGGCGGGTACGAACACTTCAACAACATCCGCCAGCGCGGGCTGACCTTCCAGTGGCGCTACGTCGTCGGGTACCTCGCACTCGTCGCGGGATTCGTCGGTCTGTTCGCGCTCGCGCCGGTGGCCGGTCTCGCGCTCGCGATTCTCGTGGCCGTTCTCAAAGGCGGCTACGGGGGCGTCCACGTCATGGACGCCGAGACCGGGAGCGGGCACCTGCGAACACCCATTCAGCGCCACCTCGCGGCGTTCGTCCGCGGCGGTGTCGTCATGGCCGTCCCGATCGTCGCCTGGCCGGGGACCTTCGAAACGTTCAGCGCTTATATGGTGAACATCTTCCAGCCTGGTGGCCTCGAAGCGGTTGGCCGGTACTTCGCGATCACTCGCCCGCTGATCGGGCTCGGGTTCGCGACACTCGCCATCGCACACGTCGGGCTCGGATACGTCCGCCGGGACGGCACCAGATCGTGGCTCGTCGATGCGGGGGAAACGGCACTCCTGATCGTCTTCTTCGCCGTCGTCCCCGTGGTCGTCGCCGTCGGGCTGTACTTCCCGCTGTGGTACTCCATGCGCCAGGTCGGGCGACACGTCGCGATCGAGGACGACGTCCCCGAGCAAGGTGGCGTCCTCACGCCGTTCCTCGAGAGTGACGACCCGCGTGTGATCGCCCTGACGGCCTGGGGCGTGCTCATCGCCGGGTCGATCGCGACGGTCGGCGTCGTCGGCACGATCTTCCTCGTGGCGAACGATCCCCTGGGCGGCGCACCCCTGCTCCCGGGCGCGGTGGCCTTCTGGAGTATCTCGATCAGCATCATCGCCCTCCCGCACGTGGTCGTCGGTTCATTTATGGACCGCGAGCGCGGCATCTGGTACGTGCCATGA
- a CDS encoding phytoene desaturase family protein produces the protein MTGTPVGSLAGRTVDVIGGGIGGLSTAAFLADAGADVTVLEQQSRLGGAANVIETDGFRFDTGPSWYLMPDVFERFFDQFDRDPEEYYELTKLDPQYRVFFRDSDPVPGVGTPYDEDVDAPCDWVTITPDRDQTKRVFAAYEAGGGEAFEEYLAEAEHTYDVGMEHFVYEDRSRFRDLLDPDVLRAGPGLTMLGSMQDHVEEYFENPKLQQLLQYTLVFLGGSPHNTPALYNLMSHVDYNMGVFYPEGGMYGLVEGLVDLGEELGVAYRTGVEVTDLQETTTGIAMQTTEGRRRADRVVANAPPAHVERELLSPGKRDHDLDHWDDQTYAPSALLWYFGVEGDVGPLEHHSLVFPDDWDPHFASIFEDPAWPDDPAYYLAVPSLTDDTVAPENHHTVVVLIPIATALEDTDARREEYRDWVLEDLATNVGVDLRDRVVTEESMCVEDFAERLNYPEGTALGLAHTLFQTGPMRPSHRARRVDGLYYVGGFTSPGIGVPMTIISGEHAAQAVIEDEHDRGVLGRLRG, from the coding sequence ATGACAGGAACTCCAGTCGGGTCACTCGCCGGTCGGACCGTCGACGTCATCGGTGGCGGGATCGGCGGTCTCTCCACCGCTGCGTTTCTCGCCGACGCCGGCGCGGACGTGACCGTCCTCGAACAGCAGTCCCGCCTCGGCGGGGCCGCGAACGTCATCGAAACCGATGGCTTTCGCTTCGACACCGGCCCGTCGTGGTACCTGATGCCCGACGTCTTCGAGCGCTTCTTCGACCAGTTCGACCGCGACCCCGAGGAGTACTACGAACTAACGAAGCTCGATCCCCAGTATCGGGTGTTCTTCCGTGACAGCGACCCTGTCCCAGGAGTGGGGACGCCATACGACGAGGACGTCGACGCGCCCTGTGACTGGGTGACGATCACGCCCGACCGCGACCAGACCAAGCGGGTCTTCGCGGCCTACGAGGCAGGCGGCGGCGAGGCATTCGAAGAGTACCTCGCCGAAGCCGAACACACCTACGACGTGGGGATGGAACACTTCGTCTACGAGGACCGATCCCGGTTTCGCGACCTGCTGGACCCCGACGTCCTCCGGGCCGGCCCCGGCCTCACGATGCTCGGGTCGATGCAGGACCACGTCGAGGAGTACTTCGAGAATCCGAAACTCCAGCAGTTGCTGCAGTACACGCTTGTCTTTCTCGGCGGGTCCCCCCACAACACCCCGGCGCTGTACAACCTCATGTCTCACGTCGATTACAACATGGGCGTGTTCTACCCCGAAGGCGGGATGTACGGCCTCGTCGAGGGACTGGTCGACCTCGGCGAGGAACTGGGCGTCGCCTACCGGACCGGCGTCGAGGTGACGGACCTCCAGGAGACGACGACGGGCATCGCGATGCAGACGACCGAGGGCCGCCGGCGCGCCGACCGGGTCGTCGCCAACGCCCCGCCGGCCCACGTCGAGCGCGAGTTGCTCTCGCCGGGCAAGCGCGATCACGACCTGGATCACTGGGACGACCAGACCTACGCGCCCTCGGCGCTGCTGTGGTACTTCGGCGTCGAGGGCGACGTCGGCCCGCTCGAACATCACTCGCTGGTGTTTCCCGACGACTGGGATCCACACTTCGCGTCGATCTTCGAGGACCCGGCCTGGCCGGACGATCCGGCGTACTACCTGGCGGTCCCATCGCTCACCGACGACACGGTTGCGCCCGAGAACCACCACACAGTGGTCGTCCTGATCCCGATCGCCACAGCACTGGAAGACACCGACGCGCGACGCGAGGAGTACCGGGACTGGGTGCTCGAGGATCTCGCCACGAACGTCGGTGTCGACCTCCGGGATCGCGTCGTCACCGAGGAGTCGATGTGTGTCGAGGACTTCGCCGAGCGCCTCAACTACCCCGAAGGGACCGCCCTCGGCCTCGCCCACACGCTGTTTCAGACCGGGCCGATGCGTCCCTCACATCGCGCCAGGCGCGTCGACGGGCTCTATTACGTCGGCGGGTTCACCTCGCCAGGAATCGGCGTCCCGATGACGATCATCAGCGGCGAACACGCCGCCCAGGCGGTCATCGAGGACGAACACGACCGCGGTGTCCTCGGTCGGCTTCGCGGGTGA
- a CDS encoding SDR family NAD(P)-dependent oxidoreductase, which produces MLSPTLDGRTALVTGSARGVGRELLVALADCGADVAVQYRTSAEEAETVAEVAREAGVEAVTVQADVTDPDSVDALFEAVEAELGSVDVLVNNVGAFAPERWDELDYDTWQTVMQTNLDATYLCSKRALPAMREAGDGRIVNVGYASSEKGLVSPKNFPYFVAKAGVLMFTRMLAADTSDDGITVNAVSPYVVENSAEFPAELPRGRPAAFEDLIQAVLFFLDPDSDYISGANVEVSGGWLPETV; this is translated from the coding sequence ATGCTTTCGCCGACACTCGATGGACGGACCGCACTCGTGACCGGGAGTGCTCGCGGCGTCGGGCGCGAACTCCTGGTGGCGCTAGCCGATTGTGGGGCCGACGTGGCGGTACAGTACCGAACCAGCGCCGAGGAAGCCGAAACGGTGGCTGAGGTCGCCAGAGAAGCGGGCGTCGAGGCGGTGACCGTACAGGCCGACGTAACCGACCCGGACAGCGTCGACGCGCTGTTCGAGGCCGTCGAGGCAGAACTCGGAAGCGTCGACGTCCTCGTAAACAACGTCGGCGCGTTCGCCCCGGAGCGCTGGGACGAACTCGACTACGACACCTGGCAGACCGTCATGCAGACGAACCTCGACGCGACGTACCTGTGCTCGAAACGCGCGCTCCCGGCGATGCGGGAAGCGGGCGACGGGCGGATCGTCAACGTTGGCTACGCCTCGAGCGAGAAGGGGCTGGTCAGCCCGAAGAACTTCCCGTATTTCGTGGCGAAGGCGGGCGTGTTGATGTTCACGCGGATGCTCGCGGCCGACACCAGCGACGACGGAATCACCGTCAACGCGGTCTCGCCGTACGTCGTCGAGAACTCCGCGGAGTTCCCGGCTGAACTCCCGCGTGGCCGCCCCGCAGCCTTCGAGGATCTGATCCAGGCCGTGCTGTTCTTCCTCGACCCCGACAGCGACTACATCTCCGGGGCGAACGTCGAGGTCTCTGGCGGGTGGCTGCCGGAGACGGTCTGA
- a CDS encoding lycopene cyclase domain-containing protein — MAPITYLSFVVVVVVLPVTVLSVALAVTRRFHPAQLSGTALLAGVALVYTIPWDGQLIRVGVWTYGSTLVGRLGVVPYEELLFIVTQSILTGLWTALVDRPDGSGAVTRRQRALGVLAGGVVGIAGLTALSFPSGTYLGAILVWAAPVFGLQWAFGWPILVHRRRTVGLALAVPTASLWAVDRLAIGLGLWTFSPTHTTGIALLGLPLEEALFFLVTNAFLVQGLVLLGWVVEREAIPTVAEVVDRTVDRAK; from the coding sequence ATGGCCCCGATAACCTACCTGTCGTTCGTGGTCGTCGTCGTTGTCCTCCCAGTCACGGTCCTCTCGGTGGCACTCGCAGTTACTCGTCGATTTCACCCGGCTCAGTTGTCCGGAACTGCGTTGCTCGCGGGCGTCGCGCTGGTCTATACGATTCCGTGGGACGGCCAGTTGATCCGGGTCGGCGTCTGGACCTACGGATCGACGCTGGTCGGCCGCCTCGGCGTCGTCCCCTACGAGGAGTTGCTGTTTATCGTCACCCAGTCGATCCTCACAGGGCTGTGGACCGCACTCGTCGACCGGCCCGATGGAAGCGGGGCAGTCACCCGACGACAGCGGGCTCTCGGCGTCCTGGCTGGAGGAGTGGTCGGCATCGCCGGCCTCACAGCTCTCTCGTTCCCGTCCGGAACGTACCTGGGCGCGATTCTGGTGTGGGCGGCCCCCGTCTTCGGGCTCCAGTGGGCGTTCGGCTGGCCGATCCTCGTCCACCGGCGTCGGACCGTTGGGCTGGCGCTTGCCGTCCCGACGGCGTCCCTCTGGGCCGTCGACCGACTGGCGATCGGGCTGGGACTCTGGACGTTCTCTCCGACGCACACGACCGGAATCGCGCTCCTCGGATTACCGCTCGAAGAGGCACTGTTCTTCCTCGTGACGAACGCCTTTCTCGTCCAGGGACTGGTTCTCCTCGGGTGGGTCGTCGAACGTGAGGCGATTCCCACCGTGGCGGAGGTCGTCGATCGGACCGTCGATCGGGCGAAGTGA
- a CDS encoding DUF402 domain-containing protein, with product MTDRELLTVRIRGIYATALTERLREAEGVTVVQASPPIRRRFETTFGDGPADVTIETDDRRLGVGLVGSRDGVDRVRDALDVGIDTLGWDDPTPQGAIFDGVVTETLGSGAVVDLGESEGFLPFHATSAHVETDDRLRVQVTEPPAPWNDDRPALDTTLSVRGDMATLVREESTSAAGPDLLDVLSVDVPDGWRVLWDRDADDADFDVLEASLDGLLDRAARIDDALSTHDEDTTTDRIVDSRATQWVLFGRESRFALDEDRRAVTPTMPGHHRIKAGDEAASAAVDFVEDLAPDLDGEFPFDVVTRQFGPQEGDRVAIAHGKPDGRTISLGRGDVTERNPAGTIRVEREMSPGGTYDALGTKRRAGDVAVTKFTEGKWWYPTVYRGEDGDRRGTYVNVCTPVEVFPDEVRYVDLHVDVVKHADGTVERVDDDELDAAVEAGNVPEELAEKARDVASAVENALS from the coding sequence ATGACCGACCGAGAGCTACTCACCGTACGAATACGGGGCATCTACGCGACGGCACTGACCGAACGCCTGCGTGAGGCGGAAGGCGTCACCGTCGTCCAGGCATCGCCGCCGATCCGGCGACGCTTCGAGACGACCTTCGGCGACGGGCCGGCCGACGTCACGATCGAAACCGACGACCGGCGACTGGGTGTCGGTCTCGTCGGATCCCGGGATGGTGTCGATCGCGTCCGCGACGCGCTCGACGTCGGGATCGACACGCTCGGGTGGGACGATCCGACGCCACAGGGTGCGATCTTCGACGGCGTCGTCACCGAAACGCTTGGCAGTGGGGCCGTCGTCGATCTGGGCGAGAGTGAGGGGTTTCTGCCCTTCCACGCGACCAGCGCCCACGTCGAGACCGACGACCGACTCCGCGTGCAGGTCACAGAGCCGCCAGCCCCCTGGAACGACGACCGTCCGGCACTCGATACGACGCTGTCGGTGCGTGGTGACATGGCGACGCTCGTCCGCGAGGAGTCGACGAGTGCGGCTGGCCCGGATCTGCTCGACGTGCTCTCGGTCGACGTGCCCGACGGCTGGCGTGTCTTATGGGACCGGGACGCCGACGATGCCGACTTCGACGTCCTCGAGGCGAGTCTCGACGGACTGCTCGACCGGGCCGCCCGGATCGACGACGCGCTTTCGACCCACGACGAGGATACGACGACCGACCGGATCGTCGACAGTCGCGCCACGCAGTGGGTACTCTTTGGCCGCGAATCTCGCTTCGCACTCGACGAGGACCGCCGGGCGGTGACGCCGACGATGCCGGGTCACCACCGGATCAAGGCGGGCGACGAGGCCGCGAGCGCCGCCGTCGATTTCGTCGAGGATCTCGCGCCGGACCTCGATGGGGAGTTCCCGTTCGACGTCGTGACGCGGCAGTTCGGCCCGCAGGAGGGGGATCGCGTCGCCATTGCTCACGGCAAACCCGACGGCCGGACGATCAGCCTCGGCCGCGGCGACGTCACCGAGCGGAACCCGGCAGGGACCATCCGGGTCGAGCGCGAGATGTCGCCCGGCGGGACCTACGACGCGCTGGGCACGAAGCGCCGGGCGGGCGACGTCGCGGTCACGAAGTTCACCGAGGGCAAGTGGTGGTATCCGACCGTCTACCGCGGCGAGGACGGCGACAGGCGCGGGACCTACGTCAACGTCTGCACGCCCGTGGAGGTGTTCCCGGACGAGGTCCGGTACGTCGATCTACACGTCGACGTGGTCAAACACGCTGACGGGACAGTCGAGCGGGTCGACGACGACGAACTCGACGCGGCTGTCGAGGCAGGGAACGTCCCCGAGGAACTCGCCGAGAAAGCCCGCGATGTAGCGAGTGCGGTCGAGAACGCGCTGTCGTGA
- a CDS encoding TIGR00266 family protein yields the protein MDYDIEHRPSYALLSVDLDQSEELQAEAGAMVSHTDGITIDTKAQGGIVDSLKRTAFGGESFFMNTFSADRPGHVTLAPPLPGDVISKELRDERLLVQSGSFLAADAGIDIDTKFGGGRTFFGGEGLFLLELSGTGRTFLSSYGAIERVDLDPGETYTVDTGHIVAFEGSTNFDVKKVGGLKSTLFSGEGLVCEFSGEGSVWLQTRSTDAFLSWLIPNLPTGNGGDDSGGFSIDF from the coding sequence ATGGACTACGACATCGAACACAGACCCTCCTACGCGTTGCTCTCGGTCGACCTCGATCAGAGCGAGGAGTTACAGGCGGAAGCCGGCGCGATGGTGAGCCACACCGACGGGATCACCATCGACACGAAAGCTCAGGGCGGCATCGTCGACTCGCTGAAACGGACGGCCTTCGGCGGGGAGTCCTTCTTCATGAACACCTTCAGCGCCGATCGGCCGGGCCACGTCACGCTCGCCCCACCCCTGCCCGGCGACGTGATCAGCAAGGAACTCAGAGACGAGCGCCTGCTGGTCCAGTCGGGGTCGTTCCTGGCCGCCGACGCCGGGATCGACATCGACACGAAGTTCGGCGGCGGGCGGACCTTCTTCGGCGGCGAGGGGCTGTTCCTGCTGGAACTGTCCGGCACCGGTCGCACGTTCCTCTCGAGTTACGGCGCGATCGAACGGGTCGACCTCGACCCCGGCGAGACCTACACGGTCGACACCGGCCACATCGTCGCCTTCGAGGGGTCGACGAATTTCGACGTCAAGAAAGTCGGCGGGCTCAAGTCGACGCTGTTCAGCGGCGAAGGACTCGTCTGTGAATTCTCCGGCGAGGGATCGGTCTGGCTTCAGACCAGAAGTACCGACGCCTTCCTGTCGTGGCTGATCCCGAACCTGCCGACTGGCAACGGCGGTGACGACAGCGGCGGGTTCAGCATCGACTTCTAG